A genome region from Alteripontixanthobacter maritimus includes the following:
- a CDS encoding OmpA family protein — MNIKRILVASTAAAALLGTSACVTDPNTGEQKISRTAIGGLGGVLAGGLLGGLIGDKTGRIIGAAAGGAIGGYVGYRMDEQIKELRTNTAGTGVDVSEVDGGDAILVNLPDGVTFATGSANINQTFRNTLDRVAESLVQYPNSLIDVYGYTDSTGSDAFNQRLSEQRAQAVANYLTSRGVAQTRIQSQGFGEDERYAVASNDTAEGRAMNRRVEIKIVPISQDEVRQAQGM; from the coding sequence ATGAACATTAAACGTATTCTCGTCGCCAGCACCGCAGCCGCAGCATTGCTGGGCACTTCGGCCTGTGTGACCGACCCCAACACCGGCGAACAGAAGATTTCGCGTACCGCCATCGGCGGCCTTGGCGGCGTTCTTGCCGGCGGCCTGCTTGGCGGCCTGATCGGCGACAAGACCGGCCGCATTATCGGCGCGGCAGCCGGTGGCGCAATCGGCGGCTATGTCGGTTACCGCATGGACGAACAGATCAAGGAACTTCGCACCAACACAGCTGGCACCGGCGTGGATGTCAGCGAAGTGGATGGCGGCGATGCCATTCTCGTCAACTTGCCCGATGGTGTTACTTTCGCCACTGGCAGCGCAAACATCAATCAGACATTCCGCAACACGCTGGACCGCGTTGCCGAAAGCCTGGTGCAGTACCCCAACAGCCTGATTGACGTGTATGGCTACACCGATTCGACAGGTTCGGACGCGTTCAACCAGAGGCTTTCCGAACAGCGTGCGCAGGCAGTTGCCAACTACCTCACCTCGCGCGGTGTTGCGCAGACGCGTATCCAGTCGCAGGGTTTCGGCGAAGATGAGCGTTATGCCGTCGCCAGCAACGACACGGCAGAAGGCCGGGCGATGAACCGCCGGGTGGAAATCAAGATCGTTCCGATCAGCCAGGACGAAGTTCGCCAAGCGCAGGGCATGTAA
- a CDS encoding efflux RND transporter permease subunit has product MDFSQISAWSIRNPVVPIVLFVGLMIAGLMAFSGMKVQDNPDVEFPMVIVGISQPGAAPVEIENQITQRVESALQGVEGVENLNSTASEGFTQTMVEFEIGTDIAQAVNEVKAAVDQIRGELPDGILEPRVFRAQTSSEPIGYFAVVAPNLTLEQLSYFIDDTITKRLTSIEGMAEVGRGGGVNREILVTLDPGRMQSFGVTASQINGALRQTNVNAAGGAVEIAGSRQSVRVLGNEKTAYDLSQARISLGGGRTIKLTDVADVSDSYGEITRIGKIAGKPVVTFSVTRARGASDVAVYDKTLAELDKIEAENPGITFTRLFTSVDYTKGQYESSLAAMIEGAILAVVVVFFFLRDWRATIIAALAIPLSAIPTFWFMDLLGFTLNTLSLLALGLVAGVLVDDAIVEIENIVRHMRMGKSAYQASIDAADEIGLPVVATTFSIVAVFLPVGLMPGVSGQFFKNFGLTVVVSVLMSLAVARMITPMVAAYFLEAKGTGSHGEGPMMDRYERLLRWTLDRSGADRVRDTLQPVRSHWWYWPLVSVLFTLIGAGALAAFGGALYGLGQVAGEATDIAFWKTRMAELPDIAGQLIGFVFAFTSMLLGVAIAAVVGFAAGWLLASVVRVLAKVLMGKQLGGFYAYRAGHFRARLRDHRSWMMGVGGGALLLTGLVAINLPTQFFPTFDSDFSRIRIEMVPGTTLAQTERVADRVDRIVNERPEVEAALLSVGEGNARLFITLSEDREKSQQEFEREVTPLLQGIPDARISFQGQGGGGGTGRPISVMLSGSDPELLEETANTLVTQMADVSGVVAPRVEADMQRPEIIITPRADLAASLGVTTAALSQTIRIATIGDIDQNAAKFSLSDRQVPIRVRLPVEARRDLSSIANLPVPTSSGGSVPLSRIAEIGFGSGPTAIQRYNQQRRIFVGADLAPGVAQGDAVTAINKLPIMQDLPPGVTNAPFGDQQWQQEMMDSFEVALGAGVLLVFAVLVLLYRRFVSPLVNMGSLFLAPLGGLIAIWMIGQPVSMPVFIGVLMLFGIVAKNSILLIDFAIEEVERGTPKYEAIVEAGRKRAQPIVMTTVAMTAGMIPTALSLSGDGAFRAPMGTVVIGGLILSTLLTLLIVPAGFSLADGMERRLGPWLRTRFLTFKPGDDDYEDPTRSPQPAE; this is encoded by the coding sequence ATGGATTTCAGCCAGATTTCCGCATGGTCCATCCGCAACCCGGTGGTACCCATCGTGCTGTTCGTGGGCCTGATGATAGCGGGCCTGATGGCCTTTTCAGGCATGAAAGTGCAGGATAACCCGGACGTCGAATTCCCGATGGTCATCGTGGGTATCAGCCAGCCCGGCGCGGCTCCGGTCGAAATCGAGAACCAGATTACCCAGCGCGTGGAATCCGCATTGCAGGGCGTGGAAGGGGTCGAAAACCTCAATTCCACGGCCAGCGAGGGGTTCACCCAGACCATGGTCGAGTTCGAGATCGGGACCGACATTGCCCAAGCCGTGAACGAGGTGAAGGCGGCAGTGGACCAAATTCGCGGCGAACTGCCCGACGGGATTCTTGAACCTCGTGTTTTCCGGGCGCAGACCAGCAGCGAACCAATCGGCTATTTCGCGGTGGTTGCGCCCAATCTGACGCTCGAACAGCTCAGCTATTTCATCGACGATACTATCACCAAGCGGCTGACCAGTATCGAAGGCATGGCCGAAGTGGGCCGAGGCGGCGGGGTGAACCGCGAAATCCTGGTCACGCTCGACCCGGGCCGGATGCAGAGCTTCGGCGTCACGGCCAGCCAGATCAACGGCGCGCTACGGCAGACGAACGTCAATGCGGCAGGCGGCGCCGTGGAAATCGCCGGTTCGCGCCAGTCCGTGCGCGTGCTGGGCAACGAGAAGACAGCTTACGATCTATCGCAGGCGCGTATTTCGCTGGGCGGCGGGCGCACGATCAAGCTGACCGACGTGGCCGACGTGTCCGACAGTTATGGCGAGATTACGCGCATCGGCAAGATCGCGGGCAAGCCGGTCGTCACTTTCAGTGTGACCCGCGCGCGCGGCGCTTCCGACGTTGCCGTGTATGACAAGACGCTGGCCGAACTGGACAAGATCGAAGCCGAGAACCCCGGTATCACCTTCACCCGGCTTTTCACTTCGGTCGATTATACAAAGGGGCAGTATGAAAGCTCGCTCGCGGCGATGATCGAAGGGGCTATTCTGGCGGTGGTGGTGGTGTTCTTCTTCCTGCGGGATTGGCGCGCGACCATCATTGCAGCACTTGCCATTCCACTTTCGGCGATACCGACCTTCTGGTTCATGGATTTGCTGGGCTTTACGCTCAACACGTTGTCACTGCTCGCACTCGGATTGGTGGCGGGTGTCCTTGTCGATGATGCCATTGTCGAGATCGAGAACATCGTGCGCCATATGCGGATGGGCAAATCCGCCTATCAGGCCAGTATCGACGCGGCGGACGAGATCGGCCTGCCGGTCGTAGCGACCACATTTTCGATCGTGGCAGTGTTCCTGCCGGTCGGCCTGATGCCTGGCGTCTCGGGACAATTCTTCAAGAATTTCGGCCTGACGGTGGTGGTATCCGTGCTGATGAGCCTCGCCGTGGCGCGCATGATAACGCCGATGGTTGCGGCCTATTTCCTCGAGGCCAAGGGCACCGGATCGCATGGTGAAGGTCCGATGATGGACCGATACGAGCGCCTGCTGCGCTGGACGCTCGACCGTAGCGGCGCAGACCGCGTTCGTGACACGTTGCAGCCTGTGCGGTCGCACTGGTGGTACTGGCCGTTGGTGTCCGTGCTGTTCACCCTGATCGGCGCCGGCGCGCTCGCCGCGTTCGGCGGGGCGCTTTACGGGCTGGGTCAGGTAGCAGGAGAAGCCACCGATATCGCGTTCTGGAAGACGCGGATGGCCGAATTGCCGGATATCGCCGGGCAATTGATCGGCTTCGTCTTCGCGTTTACTTCCATGCTGCTGGGCGTGGCGATTGCGGCGGTCGTTGGCTTCGCCGCCGGTTGGCTGCTCGCCAGCGTGGTGCGTGTGTTGGCGAAGGTATTGATGGGCAAGCAACTGGGCGGGTTCTACGCCTATCGCGCCGGCCATTTCCGCGCCCGTTTGCGCGATCATCGTAGCTGGATGATGGGGGTCGGTGGCGGGGCGCTACTTTTGACCGGCCTGGTCGCGATCAATCTGCCGACGCAGTTCTTCCCGACATTCGACAGCGATTTCAGCCGTATCCGGATCGAAATGGTGCCGGGCACGACGCTCGCCCAGACCGAACGCGTGGCGGACCGTGTGGACCGGATCGTGAACGAGCGCCCCGAAGTCGAAGCCGCGCTTCTCAGCGTGGGTGAAGGCAATGCGCGGCTGTTCATCACCTTGTCCGAAGACCGCGAAAAATCGCAACAGGAATTCGAACGGGAAGTGACGCCGCTGCTGCAAGGTATTCCGGACGCGCGCATCAGCTTCCAGGGGCAGGGTGGAGGCGGCGGTACCGGTCGGCCGATTTCGGTCATGCTGTCCGGTTCCGATCCGGAATTGCTGGAAGAAACCGCCAACACGCTGGTCACACAGATGGCCGACGTCTCGGGCGTAGTAGCCCCGCGTGTCGAAGCCGACATGCAGCGACCTGAAATCATCATCACGCCGCGCGCTGACCTTGCGGCGTCTTTGGGCGTGACAACAGCCGCGCTCAGCCAGACGATCCGCATCGCCACTATTGGCGATATTGACCAGAACGCAGCGAAGTTCTCGCTATCGGACCGGCAGGTGCCGATCCGCGTGCGGCTGCCGGTGGAGGCGCGGCGCGACCTGTCCTCCATCGCCAACCTGCCGGTACCGACCAGCAGCGGCGGCAGCGTGCCGCTGTCTCGAATTGCCGAAATCGGTTTCGGCAGCGGACCGACCGCGATCCAGCGCTACAACCAGCAACGCCGCATTTTCGTCGGTGCCGATCTCGCGCCGGGCGTGGCCCAGGGCGATGCGGTGACTGCGATCAACAAGCTGCCCATTATGCAGGACCTGCCCCCCGGCGTGACCAACGCGCCGTTTGGCGACCAGCAATGGCAGCAGGAAATGATGGACAGTTTCGAGGTCGCGCTGGGAGCGGGCGTGTTGCTGGTATTTGCCGTGCTGGTGCTGCTCTATAGGCGATTTGTGTCACCGCTGGTGAACATGGGCTCTCTCTTCCTCGCCCCACTTGGCGGGCTGATTGCGATCTGGATGATTGGCCAGCCGGTTTCCATGCCGGTATTCATCGGTGTGCTGATGCTGTTCGGTATCGTTGCCAAGAACTCCATCCTGCTGATCGATTTCGCAATCGAGGAAGTGGAACGCGGCACTCCGAAATACGAAGCTATCGTCGAGGCCGGGCGCAAACGCGCGCAGCCGATCGTGATGACCACCGTGGCCATGACCGCCGGGATGATCCCGACCGCGCTTTCACTGAGCGGCGACGGAGCGTTCCGCGCACCGATGGGCACCGTGGTGATCGGCGGGCTGATACTGTCGACGCTGCTTACGCTGCTGATCGTTCCTGCAGGCTTCAGTCTGGCCGACGGAATGGAGCGGCGGCTGGGTCCGTGGCTGCGGACGCGGTTCCTTACTTTCAAACCGGGTGACGACGATTACGAAGATCCCACGCGGTCCCCCCAGCCTGCCGAGTGA
- a CDS encoding electron transfer flavoprotein subunit alpha/FixB family protein produces the protein MKTLVWVEHDNAAVNDATLAAVTAAGEIGSEVHLLVAGSNCSAVGEQAAKIAGVGKVHVADDPAYENGLAENVAPLIVDLMGHHDVFVAPATTNGKNIAPRVAAMLDVMQVSDILSVEGDKTFTRPIYAGNAIATVQSSDEKLVVTVRGTAFDKAAMEGGTGEVEAVSGPTGDGLSSFVSEELAKSERPELTSAKIIVSGGRALKDAETFQEVIIPLADKLDAGVGASRAAVDAGYVPNDYQVGQTGKIVAPEVYIAIGISGAIQHLAGMKDSKTIIAINKDEDAPIFQVADIGIVGDLYKIVPELTEKL, from the coding sequence ATGAAAACTCTCGTCTGGGTCGAACATGACAATGCCGCTGTAAACGACGCCACACTGGCAGCTGTGACAGCTGCCGGCGAAATCGGCAGCGAAGTGCACCTGCTGGTCGCGGGGTCGAATTGCTCTGCGGTCGGTGAACAGGCGGCGAAAATCGCTGGTGTCGGCAAGGTACACGTTGCGGACGATCCAGCTTACGAAAACGGCCTGGCCGAAAATGTCGCGCCGTTGATCGTCGACCTGATGGGCCATCACGACGTGTTCGTGGCTCCCGCCACCACCAACGGCAAGAATATTGCCCCGCGCGTCGCCGCCATGCTCGACGTGATGCAGGTGTCGGATATCCTTTCGGTGGAAGGGGACAAGACCTTCACCCGCCCGATCTATGCTGGCAACGCCATCGCGACCGTGCAATCGAGCGATGAAAAGTTGGTCGTCACCGTGCGCGGAACAGCTTTCGACAAGGCCGCCATGGAAGGCGGCACGGGCGAAGTGGAAGCCGTGTCGGGCCCAACCGGAGACGGCCTTTCCAGCTTCGTGAGCGAGGAACTCGCCAAGAGCGAGCGCCCCGAACTGACCAGCGCCAAGATCATCGTATCGGGCGGCCGCGCGTTGAAAGACGCTGAAACGTTCCAGGAAGTCATCATCCCGCTGGCCGACAAGCTGGACGCAGGCGTCGGCGCTAGCCGCGCCGCAGTCGATGCTGGCTATGTCCCCAACGACTATCAGGTGGGCCAGACCGGCAAGATCGTGGCACCGGAAGTCTACATCGCGATCGGCATTTCCGGAGCGATCCAGCATCTGGCAGGCATGAAGGATTCAAAAACCATCATCGCCATCAACAAGGACGAGGACGCCCCGATCTTCCAAGTCGCGGATATCGGCATCGTCGGCGATCTCTACAAAATTGTGCCGGAGCTTACCGAGAAGCTCTAA
- a CDS encoding hemolysin family protein, protein MTPFPWTDLLIIGALILLNGVFAMSELAIVSARTSRLRSAAEQGRTGAGVAMSLAADPGKFLSTVQIGITLVGIIAGAYSGASLGGPVGERLAALGVAPEWADDVGFITVIAVTTYFSLVIGELVPKQVALRAAVPIAVTMARPMAMIARIAAPLVWLLDNSSALIIRLLGVRPAGQTSVTAEELHMLFAEATRSGVIEAEQSQILAGVVRLTERPVREMMTPRTELDWIDIAADEDAIRAAIEASPHSLLPVADGSPDTVLGVVKAREVLGALVAGRSIDLRALMAKPAIIPDQLDAMDALRSLQQSEVPMAMVHDEYGHLDGVVTPVDVLTALVGSFASDVDQGDVPEIVERADGSLLVSGAVSADTLADRLGLEYGQDREFATTAGFVLSVLKKLPVEGEHFTEQSWRFEVVDMDGRKIDKLLVSEVAP, encoded by the coding sequence GTGACCCCCTTTCCCTGGACAGATCTCCTCATTATCGGCGCGCTGATTCTCCTCAACGGAGTGTTCGCGATGTCGGAACTCGCCATCGTTTCGGCGCGTACCTCACGGTTGCGCTCGGCGGCGGAGCAAGGCCGGACCGGCGCTGGCGTCGCAATGTCGCTGGCGGCGGATCCGGGCAAGTTTCTCTCCACCGTGCAAATCGGCATCACGCTGGTCGGCATCATTGCCGGTGCCTACTCTGGGGCAAGTCTGGGCGGTCCGGTGGGCGAGCGGCTGGCGGCACTGGGCGTCGCGCCCGAATGGGCGGACGATGTGGGTTTCATCACCGTAATTGCGGTAACCACGTATTTCAGCCTCGTCATCGGCGAACTGGTGCCCAAACAAGTGGCTCTGCGCGCGGCAGTGCCGATCGCCGTTACCATGGCGCGTCCAATGGCGATGATCGCACGAATTGCCGCGCCTCTGGTGTGGCTGCTCGACAATTCCTCCGCCCTGATAATCCGTCTTCTGGGCGTACGTCCGGCGGGACAGACGAGCGTTACGGCGGAAGAGCTGCACATGCTGTTCGCGGAGGCCACCCGTTCCGGCGTGATCGAGGCGGAGCAATCCCAGATTCTGGCCGGCGTGGTTCGCTTGACGGAACGTCCGGTGCGCGAAATGATGACCCCTCGGACCGAGCTGGACTGGATCGACATCGCCGCCGACGAGGACGCCATCCGCGCGGCCATCGAAGCCAGCCCGCATTCGCTGTTGCCGGTGGCGGACGGCTCGCCCGATACCGTGCTGGGCGTGGTGAAGGCGCGCGAAGTGCTCGGCGCGCTGGTGGCCGGACGCAGCATCGATTTGCGCGCCCTGATGGCGAAACCGGCGATCATCCCCGACCAGCTCGATGCAATGGATGCGCTTCGCAGCCTGCAACAGTCCGAGGTGCCGATGGCGATGGTGCATGATGAATACGGCCATCTCGACGGGGTGGTGACGCCGGTCGACGTTCTGACGGCACTGGTGGGCAGTTTCGCCAGCGATGTGGATCAGGGCGATGTACCGGAAATCGTCGAGCGGGCTGACGGCTCGTTGCTGGTCTCGGGCGCGGTATCCGCCGACACGCTGGCCGACCGGCTGGGGCTGGAATATGGTCAGGACCGCGAATTCGCCACGACGGCGGGGTTCGTTTTGTCGGTGCTGAAAAAGCTGCCGGTCGAAGGCGAGCACTTTACAGAACAGAGCTGGCGCTTCGAAGTCGTGGATATGGATGGCCGCAAGATCGACAAGCTGCTGGTGAGCGAGGTTGCACCGTAG
- a CDS encoding DUF445 domain-containing protein yields MRMVATATLALMACIFFATRGAEAVHPFWGFVHAFSEAAMVGGLADWFAVTALFRKPLGLPIPHTAIIPENKDRIADTMAAFLQSNFLIPSVVARRMGAMNIAGNVGSMLAEGQKGALGSRVGAGAAELFAQILESLDPDRLGTQVRTGLKTQFDRLEIAPLLGRMLDSMMADRRHLPLIDSFVKWGGLTLEDNEQLLRDMIQQRANALLRFTGLDVRIANSVLDGLYRLLAEVLVDQEHPLRAKAQEGLEQLANDLQHDPEFQAKVEGWKRELLDNPAVAEWWQGVWERMRHGMIRLAREPDALSKGMVGEALAEAGAALRDDPQMQRQINRFARRTAVGVTTRYGEQIVRLVSETVKRWDASTITSRIENAVGRDLQFIRINGTLVGGLVGVAIHTLDKIL; encoded by the coding sequence ATGCGGATGGTAGCCACGGCGACGTTGGCGCTGATGGCTTGCATCTTCTTCGCCACACGCGGGGCGGAGGCGGTGCATCCGTTCTGGGGTTTCGTCCATGCCTTTTCCGAAGCGGCCATGGTCGGCGGGCTGGCTGACTGGTTCGCCGTGACCGCCTTGTTCCGCAAACCGCTTGGCCTGCCGATCCCGCACACCGCAATCATTCCTGAAAACAAGGATCGGATTGCCGATACAATGGCGGCGTTCCTGCAATCCAACTTCCTCATCCCGTCGGTGGTCGCGCGGCGGATGGGCGCGATGAATATCGCCGGAAACGTTGGATCGATGCTGGCCGAAGGACAGAAGGGTGCGCTGGGATCGAGAGTTGGCGCGGGCGCGGCGGAGTTGTTTGCGCAAATTCTGGAATCGCTCGATCCCGACCGGCTGGGAACTCAGGTCCGTACCGGCCTGAAGACGCAATTCGACCGGTTGGAAATCGCGCCGCTGCTTGGCCGGATGCTCGACAGCATGATGGCCGACAGGCGGCACCTTCCGCTGATCGACAGCTTCGTCAAATGGGGCGGGCTGACGCTGGAAGATAACGAACAGCTGCTGCGTGACATGATCCAGCAACGTGCCAACGCCCTGCTGCGCTTTACGGGTCTCGATGTGCGGATCGCCAATTCGGTGCTGGACGGTCTCTACCGCCTGCTTGCCGAAGTGCTGGTGGATCAGGAACACCCATTGCGGGCAAAGGCGCAGGAGGGGCTGGAACAGCTTGCCAACGACCTCCAGCATGATCCGGAGTTTCAGGCCAAGGTGGAGGGGTGGAAGCGTGAACTGCTCGACAATCCGGCGGTTGCCGAATGGTGGCAGGGTGTGTGGGAGCGGATGCGGCATGGCATGATCCGGCTGGCGCGCGAGCCCGATGCCCTGTCGAAGGGTATGGTTGGCGAGGCACTGGCAGAGGCCGGCGCGGCGCTGCGTGACGATCCGCAAATGCAGCGCCAGATCAACCGTTTCGCACGCCGTACTGCCGTCGGCGTGACTACGCGTTACGGCGAGCAGATCGTGCGGCTGGTATCGGAAACGGTCAAGCGCTGGGATGCCAGCACGATCACTTCCCGGATCGAAAATGCTGTGGGCCGCGACCTGCAATTCATCCGCATCAACGGCACGCTGGTGGGCGGTCTGGTGGGCGTTGCGATCCACACGCTGGACAAGATTCTGTAA
- the sucC gene encoding ADP-forming succinate--CoA ligase subunit beta produces the protein MNIHEYQAKDLLAKYGIGIPAGYPATTVEEAVEGAKKLPGPLYVVKSQIHAGGRGKGKFTELGPDAKGGVRLAHSLDDVKSDATDMLGNTLVTIQTGDEGKQVNRLYVTDGVDIEQEYYLAMLVDRASGQVAMVASTEGGMDIEDVAHSTPEKITTITIDPAQGFMPHHGRAVAFALKLSGDLNKQCQKLAKQLYTAFMDLDGEMLEINPLVETKDGKLLVLDTKMSFDGNALYRHPDVEELRDETEEDPAEVEASEYDLAYIKLDGNIGCMVNGAGLAMATMDIIKLNGAFPANFLDVGGGATTEKVTAAFKIILKDPAVEGILVNIFGGIMKCDIIADGIVQAAKDVNLSVPLVVRLEGTNVEAGKEILANSGLPIVAADDLGDAARKIVAEVKKAA, from the coding sequence ATGAATATCCACGAATACCAGGCCAAGGATCTGCTCGCGAAATACGGCATCGGCATTCCGGCAGGCTATCCCGCCACAACGGTGGAAGAAGCCGTCGAAGGCGCGAAAAAGCTGCCCGGCCCGCTTTACGTTGTGAAATCGCAGATCCATGCCGGCGGACGCGGCAAGGGCAAGTTCACGGAACTGGGCCCGGATGCGAAGGGCGGCGTGCGGCTGGCGCACAGCCTTGATGACGTGAAATCCGATGCAACAGACATGCTCGGCAACACGCTGGTCACCATCCAGACGGGTGACGAAGGCAAGCAGGTGAACCGCCTGTATGTGACCGATGGCGTGGACATCGAACAGGAATACTACCTCGCAATGCTGGTCGACCGGGCCAGCGGGCAGGTCGCCATGGTCGCATCGACCGAAGGCGGCATGGATATCGAGGATGTGGCGCACAGCACACCTGAAAAGATCACCACGATCACCATCGATCCGGCGCAGGGTTTCATGCCGCATCACGGCCGCGCCGTGGCGTTCGCACTGAAGCTGTCGGGCGATCTCAACAAGCAGTGCCAGAAGCTGGCAAAGCAACTCTACACCGCTTTCATGGATCTTGACGGTGAAATGCTGGAAATCAATCCGCTGGTCGAAACGAAGGACGGCAAGCTGCTGGTGCTCGACACCAAGATGAGCTTCGACGGCAACGCGCTCTACCGCCACCCCGACGTGGAGGAACTGCGCGATGAAACTGAGGAAGACCCGGCCGAAGTCGAGGCAAGCGAATACGACCTCGCTTATATCAAGCTGGACGGCAATATCGGCTGTATGGTCAACGGTGCAGGTCTTGCCATGGCGACGATGGACATCATCAAGCTCAACGGCGCGTTCCCGGCCAACTTCCTGGATGTGGGCGGCGGCGCGACGACCGAGAAGGTGACGGCGGCGTTCAAGATCATCCTGAAAGACCCCGCAGTGGAAGGTATCCTCGTCAACATCTTCGGCGGCATCATGAAATGCGACATCATCGCCGATGGCATTGTGCAGGCGGCGAAGGATGTGAACCTGTCCGTCCCGCTTGTCGTTCGTCTGGAAGGCACCAATGTGGAAGCGGGTAAGGAAATCCTCGCCAATTCCGGCCTGCCGATCGTCGCGGCTGACGATCTGGGTGATGCAGCGCGCAAAATCGTCGCGGAAGTGAAGAAGGCGGCCTGA
- a CDS encoding electron transfer flavoprotein subunit beta/FixA family protein: MKIIVPVKRVIDYNVKPRVKADGSGVDLANVKMSMNPFDEIAVEEAIRLKEAGKAEEIIAVSVGPAKAAETLRTALAMGADRAILVETDDTVEPLAVAKILKAIADEEQPGLVLLGKQAIDDDSNQTGQMLAALMGRPQGTFANTVEVDGDSVTVKREVDGGLQTVKLTMPAIVTTDLRLNEPRYASLPNIMKAKKKPLDTKSPADFGVDTAPRLTTSHVAEPPVRQAGVKVENVDALVDKLKSLGVV; encoded by the coding sequence ATGAAAATCATCGTGCCCGTCAAGCGGGTAATCGATTACAATGTGAAACCGCGCGTCAAGGCGGACGGCTCCGGCGTCGACCTGGCCAACGTGAAGATGAGCATGAACCCGTTCGACGAGATTGCGGTCGAAGAAGCCATTCGCCTGAAAGAAGCGGGTAAGGCAGAAGAAATCATCGCCGTATCGGTCGGCCCTGCAAAAGCTGCCGAAACGTTGCGCACCGCACTCGCCATGGGTGCGGACCGGGCGATCCTGGTGGAAACCGACGACACGGTCGAACCGCTCGCCGTGGCGAAAATCCTCAAAGCCATCGCCGACGAAGAACAGCCTGGCCTCGTCCTGCTGGGCAAGCAGGCGATCGACGATGACAGCAACCAAACGGGCCAGATGCTGGCTGCTCTTATGGGCCGTCCGCAAGGCACCTTCGCCAACACAGTCGAAGTGGATGGTGACAGTGTTACGGTGAAGCGCGAAGTCGATGGCGGCTTGCAGACGGTCAAGCTGACGATGCCCGCCATCGTCACTACCGACCTTCGCCTGAACGAGCCGCGCTATGCGTCGCTGCCCAATATCATGAAGGCCAAAAAGAAGCCGCTCGACACAAAGAGCCCGGCCGACTTCGGCGTCGACACCGCTCCGCGCCTCACCACCAGCCACGTCGCCGAACCGCCGGTTCGTCAGGCTGGTGTAAAGGTGGAGAATGTCGACGCGTTGGTAGACAAGCTCAAATCACTGGGCGTCGTATAA
- a CDS encoding 3'(2'),5'-bisphosphate nucleotidase CysQ, with product MIDEKRLVRIMREAGRIAHSRWPGAGHEVEQWEKSPGDPVCAADLEVDAFLKRELGALLPSAGWLSEETSDDPARLDKGLIWLVDPIDGTRDFLRGRTGWAVSAALISEKRPLIGMLVAPARREEWSAIAGQGATRNGKVLTASTRTELAGARIPADSLMEKDRLLTMVDKPNSIALRLAMVAADEADLLATLRWGFEWDVAAAALIAREAGAAVTDALGNPFGYNARDPRAFGLLACAPAIHGAAVKHLAERAKQLI from the coding sequence ATGATCGATGAAAAACGCCTTGTACGGATTATGCGCGAAGCAGGGCGCATCGCGCATTCGCGCTGGCCCGGTGCCGGGCATGAGGTGGAACAGTGGGAGAAATCTCCCGGCGACCCTGTGTGCGCTGCCGACCTGGAAGTGGACGCTTTCCTGAAGCGGGAGCTTGGCGCGTTGCTACCTTCTGCCGGGTGGCTTTCGGAAGAAACATCGGATGATCCGGCGCGTCTCGACAAGGGGCTGATCTGGCTGGTCGACCCGATCGACGGTACCCGCGATTTCCTGCGAGGGCGCACTGGTTGGGCCGTGTCCGCCGCGCTGATCAGTGAAAAACGTCCGCTGATCGGAATGCTGGTTGCGCCGGCTCGCAGGGAAGAATGGTCCGCCATCGCCGGGCAGGGTGCGACGCGCAATGGCAAGGTGCTGACCGCTTCGACCCGCACGGAGTTGGCAGGGGCACGTATTCCGGCCGATTCGCTGATGGAGAAGGACCGGCTGCTGACCATGGTCGACAAGCCCAACTCCATAGCGTTACGTCTGGCCATGGTGGCGGCGGACGAGGCCGATTTGCTCGCAACCCTGCGCTGGGGTTTCGAATGGGATGTCGCCGCCGCTGCTCTAATTGCTCGGGAGGCGGGTGCCGCAGTGACGGATGCGCTGGGCAACCCCTTCGGCTATAATGCGCGCGATCCGCGTGCCTTCGGCCTTCTCGCATGCGCGCCTGCGATACATGGCGCTGCAGTAAAACATCTGGCGGAACGCGCAAAGCAGCTGATCTGA